The Deltaproteobacteria bacterium DNA segment ACTACTAGATACTCGCAGCACTCGACAAAGCTCCAATACGCTGTAGCTTGACTCGTGCTGCGATATAAAATCAAATCTTAGTTGTTTTGGCTGGCAAAGAAGGCCGTCGCTTTTTTTAGGATTTCTCGCTCCCGCTTAAGCTTAACAACCTCCTTGCGAAGTCGTTTCACTTCTTCAGCTTCACGGCTCTCGCAACTCGTAGGATCCAATAAACCACTCCTAGCTTTATTCAACCACCCGTATAGCGTGTTTACTCCAATGCCCAAATCCCGAGCCACCTCGCTAGCCTTAGCTCCACCTTCAATTACTAGCTTCACAGCTTCCTGCTTGTATTCATTACTAAATTGCCGCTTAGATGCCTTTCCCATGTTATTGCACTCCTTATACTTCAGTTATAAAAACCTTTTATAAAAAGTGTCCACTCTTTCGGGGCAAGATCAGTTTCAATATTGGAGCAACGAGGATAAACCTGATGAATGGGAGTGTTATCGCGCTAAAAGAATTTCAGAAG contains these protein-coding regions:
- a CDS encoding transposase: MGKASKRQFSNEYKQEAVKLVIEGGAKASEVARDLGIGVNTLYGWLNKARSGLLDPTSCESREAEEVKRLRKEVVKLKREREILKKATAFFASQNN
- a CDS encoding endonuclease, with the protein product MSTLSGQDQFQYWSNEDKPDEWECYRAKRISEVQGNLNPFIADSCSESNR